GATGCCGGAACTCCGGGCATTTCTGATCCCGCTTATCTGCTGGTTAGGGCATGCCGTGCCGAAAATATTCCGGTAATTGCATTACCCGGAGCAACGGCATTTGTGCCTGCATTAGTAGCTTCAGGACTGCCTTGCGATAAATTTTTTTTCAATGGTTTCCTGCCTCAGAAGAAAGGAAGAAACAGCCAGATTCAGTGGCTATCCCAATTGGATTGTACAATGGTTCTTTATGAATCGCCTCACAGAATACTCAAATGCATCGATGAATTGATGGATGGGTTCGGTGCAGATCGGCAAGCTTGCTTTACCAAAGAAATATCAAAAATATATGAAGAATATATAACGGGTACCCTTGGTGAAATTAAAACCAAGCTTGCATCTGTAAAAATTGTTGGTGAATGGGTAATCGTAATTGGTGGAAAATCGCAATGATTCAACATTACTCAGATACCTGTGGGATTCCAATATTGATTTCAAGGCTACAGTTCATTGATTAATCCCTTACATTTGTTCGGAGCATATGGTATTCAGCAGCATCGTTTTTATTCTCTACTTTCTTCCGGCATTCCTGATTTGTTATTATCTCGTAGGGAAGGCCTATAAGAATATAGTTATACTCGCATTCAGCATTTTCTTTTATAGCTGGGGAGCTCCGAAATTTATTTTTGTAATCCTGGGAACGACCTTCCTCGATTTTCATCTCGTTCGATGGATGGACCAATCTAAACAAGAAATCAGGAGAAAATTATTGTTGCTGCTTTCTCTATCTGTGAATCTTGGATTGCTGTTTTATTTCAAATATTCCAATTTTTTTATCGACAATGTCAATGTTTTCTTATCCTGGATGGGTATGGAAGCGGTGCATTGGACTAAACTCATACTTCCTATTGGAATATCATTTTATACTTTTGAAACCATCACATATGTTGTTGATGTATATCGAAGAATTCATAAACCCCTCCGGCATTTTTGGGATTATCAAACGTATATCATATTATTTCCTAAACTTATTGCAGGCCCCATTGTCAGGTACCACGATCTGGCGGATCAAATCAGTGATCGGTCGGCTCATGATAACTATGACTATAAATTAAGGGGGTTTTACAGATTTGTTTTGGGACTTTCAAAGAAAGTCATCCTTGCCAATCACATGGGACAATATGCAGATGAAATTTTTGCTGGAGATTTTATGAGTTTATCTACGCCAATGGCCTGGGCAGGGATCCTTGCATATACGTTTCAGATTTATTTTGATTTCAGTGGTTATTCAGACATGGCAATAGGTATAGCTAAAATGATCGGATTTCGATTTCCTGAGAATTTTGACAATCCCTATATTTCCGGTAGCATCACAGAATTTTGGCGACGATGGCACATGACCCTCGGAAGTTGGATGAAAAACTATTTATACATTCCGCTTGGAGGAAATCAAGTAACAAACAAATCGAGATTGTATTTTAATTTATGGCTTGTGTTTCTCGCATCAGGATTATGGCATGGAGCTTCATGGAGTTTTGTGATTTGGGGAGCTTACCATGGATGTTGGTTGGTCCTCGAAAGAATGTTTTTAATGAAGATTTATGAACGCATGGAAACGGGATGGCTGAAAATCATCAGGACCATTTGGTGTTTTGTCATTGTTGTTATCGGTTGGGTGTTTTTTAGAATAGAGGAAGTCGACAAGGCCTTTTTATACCTTCAGAACATGTTTCATTTTTCATTTGATCATAGTTTTCAAGCGGATTCGTCTTTTTATTTTTACGGAGCTTTATGTCTGGTGTTTTCATTTTTTGCATTTAGTAAATCGGGCAGTAAGATTCAGCAACTCATTTATTTTGAAAACTACAGTTTAAGAAGGCATTACAGCATGGCTGGGATTTCACTGGTATTGTTAAGTCTGTGTATTGCTTTGATCAGCTCAAGTGGTTTCAATCCTTTTATTTATTTTAGATTTTAATGAAAGTGGGAGAACAACAGCATCAATTGAAGTTTTTATTTTATGGCATTTTGCTTTTGTTATGTATTCCCTGGCTGCAAGGGGATTTGAAATGGATTTCGGAAAAAGATTTGTCGGGAGGTATAGAGAAAAAATCATTGATTACTTTTACGGGGACCAATTGGTTTGAAGCTAGATACCAGCAATACAAAGAAGCCTGGTTGAATGATGAATTTGGCTTTAGGAATTCATTTGTGCGATTGAATAATCAATTGGATTATTATTTGTTCGATAAAGTACATGCGCGTTCTGTCATTAGGGGGAAGGAAAATTATCTCTATGAGTATAATTATATAAGAGCCTTTTACGGCTTTGATTTTGTAGGTAAAGACAGTATTTACAATAGAATGTATAGAGCAAGTGTTATCCGGGACTTGCTCAAAAAACGGGATAAAGATTTGTTATTTGTATTTGCCCCTAGTAAAGTGCAATTCTACCCGGAATATTTACCCGATAGCATTCAATATTCAAAAGCTGAGACGAATTACGAACATTTGTTAGCTGCTGCTGAACATTATGGACTGAACTACATCGACTTCAACCAATTTTTTCTAAAAGCAAAAGATAGTTCGCGATATTTATTATATCCCAAATATGGAATACACTGGACTCATTATGGTGCTTGTCTGGTCGCCGATTCTTTGATTCATACGATCGAAAAAATTCGCAACAAGGACTTACCTGATATTTCCTGGACAGAGATAAAGATGGCCACACCGCGATTTGATGACAATGATATCGAAAAGGGACTCAATCTAATAATTCCAATGCGTGGTCCTCTATATGCCTACCCTGAATATCAATTTGAAAAGCCGGATGGGAAAGCGCTCCCAAATATTTTGGTGATTGCCGATTCGTATTATTGGAGTTTATTCAATTTGGGCATTCACAAAAGTTTCAAAAGAAATCCATTTTGGTATTATCATAATGAAGTTTATGAAGCCGGTGGTCTGGCTATGAAAGTAGGAAATCGCGATTACATGGCAAATGATCTGAGCGAATGTGAATTGGTTGTGATCATATCTACCGATGCGAATTTTTCTAATCTGGGTTGGGGTTTTTTGGAAACGGCTGAAGCCATTTTATTGGATAAGAGTATTAGGAATTCAGCTTTTTATGAAAAGGTACAAAATCTTATGAATTATATCCCTACAGATTCAGCCTGGATTCAACACATTAGAGAAAAGGCTATCAAACTGAAGTTGCCAGTGGATAGTATTATCAAAATGGATGCTACCTGGATGGTAGAGCAGGAGTTGAATGGGAAGTGAGATAGATTAAAGATTAAAGATAATAGATAATAGATTATAGATTATAGATTATAGATTATAGATTTAGTTTTAACTGATAATGATATTTAAAATAATTTATTAATATTTTAAATTTATAGAACTAACATACGTTAGTTCGTGTTGTTTACTAACAGACTAACAGACTAACAGACTAACAGACTAACAGACTAACAGACAAATAGACAAATAGTCAAGCAGTCAAGCAGACATCCAGACATCCAGACGCTCAAACTCTATTCATCTCATCAGGTCATTACAACCACCGCCTAACCTGATCGAGACTATTGCGAGTGCGTTCTGTGCCAGGATTTCCTGACCAGCCCATATAAAATAAACCCATGCATTCCTCGTGTTCGTGGAGTTGAAGAAATTCATTTAGATTCTTGATGATGCCGGGAGTGCTCCAATAGGCTCCCAGTCCAATTGCAGTGCAACTCAGCCAAAGATTTTGAACTGCGCAGGCGACGGCGGCGCTTTCTTCCCAGGCAGGGATCAAGGCTTCAGGACTTCGGTGGATGCAAATGGCAATGATTGCACCCGATTGGAGCGGTTTTTCTGAAGCTTTTCTTTGTTTTACTATATCAAATTTGTCGGTAGGTGTGGTTTTTAGGTAATGTTCTGCCATAAAATCTGATAGTTCCTGTTTCTTTTCGCCATATACGACTACAAACCTCCAGGGTTCGGTTTTTTTATGATTTGGTGCCCATAATGCGTTGGAAATCAAGTCATCAATAAGTTTTGGGTCAATGTTGCCTGATTTGTAGGTAGATGGAAATTCGGACTTACGCGCCCTGATAATGTCTGAAATTAGAATAAATCGACTGTCCATAAATTATATTTTGATACGTCTTAAAAAATATTTAGATTTGCCTAAATTTAGAATATGCTAACTGTTTCCGAAGAAAATTATTTGAAGGCAATTTACAAAATCATCCAGAACAATCCTGAAGCATCGGCAGGTACTAAGGAAATTGCCAAGGAAATGGGCACGACGGCCGCATCGGTTACGGATATGATCCAACGGTTGGCGGAAAAAGAACTGCTTACCTATCAAAAGTATTATGGAGCGAGTTTAACGCGAGAAGGTCAAAAAATGGCATTAATGCTGTTGAGAAAACACCGCTTATGGGAAGTGTTTCTTGTTGAAAAATTGGGCTTTAATTGGGATGAAGTACACGATGTTGCTGAACAATTGGAACACATACAATCTATTGAACTTGTGGAGCGACTGGATGCTTTTCTAGGCAATCCAAAATTCGATCCGCATGGAGACCCTATACCCAATGAAAACGGAAGTTTTACTTATCGACAGCAAGTAAGTCTTGCCAGTGTTGGAGTGCCTGGTAAAAAAGTACTGGTATTAGGTGTCAGACAGCAAAAACCTGAATTTTTACAGTACCTCGATAGTATAAAATTAAAACCGGGTTCTCACATCGAAATTCTCCATAAAACATCTTACGATCAATCCATTCAACTCAGGGCGGAGCAGGAAGAATCTGCCTGGATAAGTCATCAAACCGCATTAGATATTATAGTAAAACCTTAAAATATGAAAATTCACCTAACTCTTTTGTTTTCCTGTTGGATTGCATTTTCTGCAATGGCTTCCAAACCCGTTGTTTTAGCAACTGCCTCTATGTGGGCTGATATGGCTAAAGTCATTGGTGGTGAACTCATTGAAGTAGAAATGATCGTTCCGGTTGGATCCGACCCGCATTTGTATGAACCTACGCCCGGAGATTTACGAAAAGTCCACAGGGCAGATTTGATACTCATCAACGGACTAACTTTTGAAGGCTGGTTGGAAAAGTTAATACAATCTTCTGAATCGAAAGCTTTCAGAAAAATTCTTACTGAAGGCATTGTGCCCATTACCAACCCGCATTTCAAGAATTCGACTGATCCACATGCTTGGATGGATCCCATTAATGGAAAAACATATGCCAACAATCTCGCAACGGCGTTGATAGCGATTGATTCTTTGCATGAAAAGGAATATCGATTCAACCTGAATATTTATTTACAAGAATTAGATGATTTGCATAACTATATAAGTTCCAGAGTGCTGGAAATTCCAATGGAACATCGGGTGCTGATTACGTCGCATGATGCATTTCATTATTTCGGAAACAGATATGGATTAGAGGTAGAGTCTTTGCTGGGCACATCTACTGATGCAGATGTGCAAACAGGTGACTTTTTGCGGGTAAATCAGCTCATAAAAAATCAAAAGATACCTGCCATATTTATTGAAAGTACGATTAACCCGAAATTGATGGAACAGATCAGTAAGGAAAATAAAGTAAAAATAGGAGGTAAATTATTTGCGGATTCATTAGGAGATGAAGGCACTATGGCCGACACCTACATCGGAATGTTGCGATCAAATGCTGAGATTATTTTTAATGCCTTGAGTCAGAGAGAAGGAACTACTGAATTGGACACCAATCATCACAAATCTAATTGGAGTTTTGACTCAAGTAATTATTATTTTTTCATTCCGCTCTTTCTATTGCTTATTTTAGCCGTTTACTTTTTGCTTAAACGCATGCGATCTATATGACAGCACAGGCATATTCACTGGAAATATCAGGACTTTCTGTCGCTTACGACGAAAAGCGTGTATTGTCAAATATTTATTTAAAGATCGAAGCCGGACATATTTATGGATTGATCGGACCGAATGGTGCTGGTAAATCGACCTTATTCAAAGCGATCCTGATGCAGGTTCCCATAAGTGCCGGACACATCCGATTTTTGAATAAAGATGTAGCAGAATGTATGACATCCATTGCTTACGTTCCTCAGAAAGATGACGTTGATTGGCAATTTCCGGCTACCGTCTACGACATCGTAGCAATGGGACGATTTTCACATAAGAAATTATTTTCGCGATTCAATAAACGCGATCACGAAATCATTCAACAAGCCATTGAGATGCTGGATATTCAGAAACTTTCAAACCGGCAGATCGGTGAATTGTCTGGAGGACAACAACAAAGAGTATTTTTGGCCAGAGCACTTTGCCAGCAAGCTAACATGATCTTGATGGATGAACCTTTTGTAGGTGTGGATGTAAAAACGGAACAAAGGATCATCGAAATATTAAAGCAATTGGCAGCCGAGGGAAAAACAATTTTGGTAGTACACCACGACCTCGATAGTGTTCAAGCATATTTCGATCGCGTGATTCTCATCAATCACAAACTAATGGCCTATGGCGATACAGATAAAGTTTTTACCAAAGAAAATATTTCGGCAACCTATGCAAGCCAATCGAGTTTGTTTCAATACATGAAGCGGGGAGGATAGATGATGGATGTCCCGACATGAAGATGTTACTTTTTAACAACAACATGATGATGTCGGGAGATGATTGATGATGGTATTATTTTTACTGATAAAGATAAGAGAAATTTAAATTTATTGAACTAACATTCGGTAGTGTGTGTTGATTTCTATATGCCTCCAAAAAGAAGGTTTCAGTTTGATAGAGCCTAACCGCCTAACAGACTAACAGACTAACAGACAAGCAGACAAGTAGACTTCCTCCTCCATGCCTACAAACCTACATTAAGAAGTTTTCAGTTTGATAAAGCCAAACCCCCTAACAGACTTTCAGCCTAACAGCCTAACAGCCTAACAGACTAACAGACTAACAGACAAGCAGACAAGCAGACAAGCAGACTTCCTCCTACCTGCTATTATCCTCAACTCATCAAACAACTTATGATCCATGAACTTCTACAAGCTGCCCAAATTCCGGAATTTCGGGACGCACGAAGTGTTGGCTTTGTAACATCTGTTGGTATTTTTGCTGGACATCGTAATCGCCATGTACCAGATACATTTTTTTACAACTGGATTTTTGATTTGATAAATATTCGATCATTTCATGTTGGTCGCCATGCGCAGAAAATGAATCCATGATTTCAATTTTTGCATTTACTTTTTTAAGTTCTCCAAATAATTTGAGAGAATCAACATGGGCGCGTAATTTTCCGCCGGGAGTACCCGGAGAACTGTAACCAACAATAAGGATCGTATTTTTGGGATCTTCTATATTGTTAAAGACATGATGTTGAATCCTTCCTGCATTGATCATTCCGGCTGCAGAAATAATAATGCAAGGTTCTTTACTGTTATTTAAACTTTTAGATTCATTGACGTCTGTAATATATTTTAATTTTCGAAATCCAAATGGATCGGGGTCCTTTAAAATATATTCATAAAGTTCTTCATCGAAACATTCAGAATGTGCTTTGTAAATGTCAGTTGCACTTACTGCTAAAGGACTATCGACATAAACTGGAACATTCGGTAGTTTAGCTTCATTGCACAATTGATATAAAAGATAAACCAATTCTTGTGTGCGACCCAGACTAAATGCCGGTATAATAAGTTTGCCTTTGCGGCTAACACAGGTATCTGAAATGACTTGCATGAATTGTTCCTTTTCTGCAGGCCTTTGTAAATGAAGTTTGTCACCATATGTCGATTCAGTGATCACCACGTCTGCAGGCCACATTTCTTGCGGGTTTTTAAGGATTGGCCGATGGGGTCTACCAATGTCGCCTGTAAAAGCCAATCGCAAATCATCGCCGCCTTTTTGAATGACGAGATTAACTGCAGCGGAACCAAGTATATGACCTGAATCTGTAAATAATAATTTTATGCCTTTTGCAAGCTCTACCCATCGATCATAAGAAACAGTAATAAAATGTTTCATGGCATTGGTCACATCAGCAGATTTATAAATGGGCTCGCGGTACTTCAATTTTTCTCCGGTGTGTTTTTTTCTTTTCTCTGCTATTTTTCTATTGAAATACTCTGCATCCCGTTCCTGAATATGAGCTGTATCCATCAGCATGATTTCGGCTAGATCACGAGTGGCGTGTGTAGAAATTATATGACCTTTAAATCCATCTTTTACTAATTTTGGAAGTCGACCACAATGATCAATATGTGCATGAGATAAGATCATAATGTCGATTTCTGCAGGATCAAAGAGCCATCTCGAATTGATATCGTCATCGATCTCATCTTCGCCCTGAAACAAGCCACAGTCTAATAATATTTTATAACCATTTTCCAGTGTCAGTAAATGGCATGAACCCGTTACTCCCCGGGCAGCTCCGCAAAATTTTATTTTCATACAGTAAGATTCTTATCTATAAAATCCGAAAATAGTTCAATTCTTTGATTTAGCTTGTCTTTTCCCATGAATTCCATCATTTTAAATACATCGGGGCCTGTTGGAATACCTGTCATCACAAGTCGGAGAAGTGGAAATAATTCTCCTGGTTTGATATTCATTTTTTTGATAAACTCCTGTAGTAATCCATGAATATTGTTGGCCTCGAAAAGAGCTAAATCTTGCAATTCTAGTTTTAATGCTTTCAGGACTGACAAATATTCAATTTTAAATTTTTGCTGGATAAAGTTTGCATCATAAGAATTCGTTTCTTTAAAATAAGCCTTGGCTTGCTCGAAATAATCCTTGAAAAAAATGACCCGATCTTTATACATGCTATAAATGCTTTTACTTAATGCCAATGATAATTCAATTCCATGATCTTTAAATACTGCTATCAAACGGTCACAAATATTTTCTTCAGGTATTTGCAACAAATGTTGTTGATTGAACCATTTGCTTTTTTCAAAATCAAAGCGAGCACCGGATTTAACTATTTTGTCTAGCGAAAACAAAGGAATCATTTCTTCAACACTAAACAATTCCTGATCTCCTCCCGGATGCCAACCTAATAAAGCAAGAAAATTTAACAAAGCTTCCGGTTCAAATCCAAATTCTTTAAATCCCATAAGTTTACTTCCATCATCATTGTTCCAATCCATGGGAAATACCGGAAAACCAAATTGGGCGCCGTCGCGTTTTGACAATTTTCCATTTCCGGTGGGTTTGAGAATCAAAGGCAAATGTGCAAATTGTGGCATATCCTCTTCCCATTCAAATGCTTTATACAAAAGATAATGATGTGCTGTTGAAGATAACCACTCTTCTCCCCGGATGACATGTGAAATGCGCATAAGTTTATCGTCAACCACATTTGCCATGTGGTAGGTAGGCATATTGTCTGATTTGATCAATACTTTATCATCCAATTCTGATGTATGAAATCGAACTTGTCCGCGTATGGCATCTTGAATGACAACTTCTTCATTTTCCGGAACTTTTAAACGGATCACATAAGCTTCGTTTGCTTTGAATGCAGCTGACAATTGTTCGGCATTCATATTCGTAGAATTGCGCATTTGGATTCGGGTGTTGTAATCATATTTTTGATTTCCATCACCTGATTTTCTCAAGGCATCCAAAGCCTCTGTGGTATCAAAGGCATAATAAGCTTTCCCTTTTTTCAATAAAATCTCAGCGTGATCGCGATAGATTTGTTTTCTTTCAGATTGTCTGTAGGGTTGATAAGGGCCGCCATTTTCAGGACCTTCGTCTGGAAGCAGATTCAACCATTCCAGACTTCGCAGGATATATTTTTCTGCTCCATCGACATATCGTCCCTGATCCGTATCTTCAACGCGTAGTATAAATTTGCCGCCCATTTTCCGGGCAAACAAATAATTGTATAAGGCAGTTCGGATGCCTCCAATATGTAAAGCTCCGGTTGGACTCGGAGCAAAACGCAGACGTATTTCTTTTTGAGCCATATGGAATTATAAAATGCATGCAAATATGCACACTACTCTTCATAAGATATTGTTAATCATGAAAATAATTGGTCTCTAAAACAAATGTTTGGTGACCTTTATACGTCTTTATTGAGAAGCAAACCAGTATGGTCTATTTGAGTTTTACCCCAAAGTTTCTCCAGCAGATATTTCCGGACCTGGTTTGGAGAATAGAGACGTCTAATAAAGAAATTTACCTGAGTTTTGATGATGGGCCGATACCGGAAGTAACTCCCTGGATATTAGAGCAACTCGAGCAATTCCATGCCAAAGCCAGTTTTTTTTGTGTAGGCCAGAATATTGAAAGGCATCCAGAAATTTTTGCTCAAATTATACGTGCTGGACATACTGTAGGGAGTCATAGCTTCAATCATCTTTCAGGCTGGGGAACCGATAATTTGGAATACATACTCAACGTACGCAAAGGAGCCAGAGCCTGCGGATCGAATTTATACAGGCCACCATACGGAAGACTTAAACCATCACAAACAAGAATTTTAAAGCATCATTACAAAATTATTATGTGGGATGTATTAAGTGGAGATTTTGATCCGGATTTATCAGCGGAGGCTTGTTATCAAAATGTCATTCGCAACACCTTGCCAGGGTCCATTGTCGTGTTTCACGATTCTATAAAATCAAAAACAAAATTGAAATTTGGTACTAGCCTTTTGTTCATA
The genomic region above belongs to Saprospiraceae bacterium and contains:
- the rsmI gene encoding 16S rRNA (cytidine(1402)-2'-O)-methyltransferase; translation: MDKQRDPKPCLYLVPTPIGNLSDMTPRALGILSSVDLILAEDTRVSNKLLKHFNIDNSLKSFHSQNEHRSYQLIIEKLKTGLSMALVTDAGTPGISDPAYLLVRACRAENIPVIALPGATAFVPALVASGLPCDKFFFNGFLPQKKGRNSQIQWLSQLDCTMVLYESPHRILKCIDELMDGFGADRQACFTKEISKIYEEYITGTLGEIKTKLASVKIVGEWVIVIGGKSQ
- a CDS encoding MBOAT family protein; this translates as MVFSSIVFILYFLPAFLICYYLVGKAYKNIVILAFSIFFYSWGAPKFIFVILGTTFLDFHLVRWMDQSKQEIRRKLLLLLSLSVNLGLLFYFKYSNFFIDNVNVFLSWMGMEAVHWTKLILPIGISFYTFETITYVVDVYRRIHKPLRHFWDYQTYIILFPKLIAGPIVRYHDLADQISDRSAHDNYDYKLRGFYRFVLGLSKKVILANHMGQYADEIFAGDFMSLSTPMAWAGILAYTFQIYFDFSGYSDMAIGIAKMIGFRFPENFDNPYISGSITEFWRRWHMTLGSWMKNYLYIPLGGNQVTNKSRLYFNLWLVFLASGLWHGASWSFVIWGAYHGCWLVLERMFLMKIYERMETGWLKIIRTIWCFVIVVIGWVFFRIEEVDKAFLYLQNMFHFSFDHSFQADSSFYFYGALCLVFSFFAFSKSGSKIQQLIYFENYSLRRHYSMAGISLVLLSLCIALISSSGFNPFIYFRF
- a CDS encoding nitroreductase, with protein sequence MDSRFILISDIIRARKSEFPSTYKSGNIDPKLIDDLISNALWAPNHKKTEPWRFVVVYGEKKQELSDFMAEHYLKTTPTDKFDIVKQRKASEKPLQSGAIIAICIHRSPEALIPAWEESAAVACAVQNLWLSCTAIGLGAYWSTPGIIKNLNEFLQLHEHEECMGLFYMGWSGNPGTERTRNSLDQVRRWL
- a CDS encoding metal-dependent transcriptional regulator, translating into MLTVSEENYLKAIYKIIQNNPEASAGTKEIAKEMGTTAASVTDMIQRLAEKELLTYQKYYGASLTREGQKMALMLLRKHRLWEVFLVEKLGFNWDEVHDVAEQLEHIQSIELVERLDAFLGNPKFDPHGDPIPNENGSFTYRQQVSLASVGVPGKKVLVLGVRQQKPEFLQYLDSIKLKPGSHIEILHKTSYDQSIQLRAEQEESAWISHQTALDIIVKP
- a CDS encoding zinc ABC transporter substrate-binding protein, whose translation is MKIHLTLLFSCWIAFSAMASKPVVLATASMWADMAKVIGGELIEVEMIVPVGSDPHLYEPTPGDLRKVHRADLILINGLTFEGWLEKLIQSSESKAFRKILTEGIVPITNPHFKNSTDPHAWMDPINGKTYANNLATALIAIDSLHEKEYRFNLNIYLQELDDLHNYISSRVLEIPMEHRVLITSHDAFHYFGNRYGLEVESLLGTSTDADVQTGDFLRVNQLIKNQKIPAIFIESTINPKLMEQISKENKVKIGGKLFADSLGDEGTMADTYIGMLRSNAEIIFNALSQREGTTELDTNHHKSNWSFDSSNYYFFIPLFLLLILAVYFLLKRMRSI
- a CDS encoding metal ABC transporter ATP-binding protein, coding for MTAQAYSLEISGLSVAYDEKRVLSNIYLKIEAGHIYGLIGPNGAGKSTLFKAILMQVPISAGHIRFLNKDVAECMTSIAYVPQKDDVDWQFPATVYDIVAMGRFSHKKLFSRFNKRDHEIIQQAIEMLDIQKLSNRQIGELSGGQQQRVFLARALCQQANMILMDEPFVGVDVKTEQRIIEILKQLAAEGKTILVVHHDLDSVQAYFDRVILINHKLMAYGDTDKVFTKENISATYASQSSLFQYMKRGG
- a CDS encoding MBL fold metallo-hydrolase; translated protein: MKIKFCGAARGVTGSCHLLTLENGYKILLDCGLFQGEDEIDDDINSRWLFDPAEIDIMILSHAHIDHCGRLPKLVKDGFKGHIISTHATRDLAEIMLMDTAHIQERDAEYFNRKIAEKRKKHTGEKLKYREPIYKSADVTNAMKHFITVSYDRWVELAKGIKLLFTDSGHILGSAAVNLVIQKGGDDLRLAFTGDIGRPHRPILKNPQEMWPADVVITESTYGDKLHLQRPAEKEQFMQVISDTCVSRKGKLIIPAFSLGRTQELVYLLYQLCNEAKLPNVPVYVDSPLAVSATDIYKAHSECFDEELYEYILKDPDPFGFRKLKYITDVNESKSLNNSKEPCIIISAAGMINAGRIQHHVFNNIEDPKNTILIVGYSSPGTPGGKLRAHVDSLKLFGELKKVNAKIEIMDSFSAHGDQHEMIEYLSNQKSSCKKMYLVHGDYDVQQKYQQMLQSQHFVRPEIPEFGQLVEVHGS
- a CDS encoding glutamate--tRNA ligase, which produces MAQKEIRLRFAPSPTGALHIGGIRTALYNYLFARKMGGKFILRVEDTDQGRYVDGAEKYILRSLEWLNLLPDEGPENGGPYQPYRQSERKQIYRDHAEILLKKGKAYYAFDTTEALDALRKSGDGNQKYDYNTRIQMRNSTNMNAEQLSAAFKANEAYVIRLKVPENEEVVIQDAIRGQVRFHTSELDDKVLIKSDNMPTYHMANVVDDKLMRISHVIRGEEWLSSTAHHYLLYKAFEWEEDMPQFAHLPLILKPTGNGKLSKRDGAQFGFPVFPMDWNNDDGSKLMGFKEFGFEPEALLNFLALLGWHPGGDQELFSVEEMIPLFSLDKIVKSGARFDFEKSKWFNQQHLLQIPEENICDRLIAVFKDHGIELSLALSKSIYSMYKDRVIFFKDYFEQAKAYFKETNSYDANFIQQKFKIEYLSVLKALKLELQDLALFEANNIHGLLQEFIKKMNIKPGELFPLLRLVMTGIPTGPDVFKMMEFMGKDKLNQRIELFSDFIDKNLTV
- a CDS encoding polysaccharide deacetylase family protein, coding for MVYLSFTPKFLQQIFPDLVWRIETSNKEIYLSFDDGPIPEVTPWILEQLEQFHAKASFFCVGQNIERHPEIFAQIIRAGHTVGSHSFNHLSGWGTDNLEYILNVRKGARACGSNLYRPPYGRLKPSQTRILKHHYKIIMWDVLSGDFDPDLSAEACYQNVIRNTLPGSIVVFHDSIKSKTKLKFGTSLLFIYHLTK